A region from the Triticum aestivum cultivar Chinese Spring chromosome 3D, IWGSC CS RefSeq v2.1, whole genome shotgun sequence genome encodes:
- the LOC123074808 gene encoding L-type lectin-domain containing receptor kinase SIT2-like, which translates to MFLHILEMSWVTPMLDKKHKCFIPCQLFFLFICLNRAPFTIANDQFVYSGFAQANLSLDGAATITPDGLLELTNGTFNLQGHALYPTPLHFRTSPSGYVQSFSISFVFSILSAYPDKSADGMAFFVTRNKNFSSALPAQYLGLLNNQNNGKASNHIFAVELDTNQNSEFQDINGNHVGININSLHSVQSHDAGFFDDKTGMFKNLSLISREMMQVWVEYDGGATKVDVTLAPIKMAKPARPLLSTIYDLSTVFTDTAYIGFSSATGVIKSRYYILGWSFSMGKTAPGIDTTKLPQLPHVGPKPHSKVLKIVLPIVIAAFILIAGIIIILFARRKLAYTELQEDWEIEFGPHRFPYKDLFIGTQGFNNKNILGAGGFGKVYKGILPTSQLEVAVKKLSHDSKQGTKEFITEIVSMGRLRHRNLVQLLGYCRGKGELLLVYDYMPNGSLDKYLHCEQEMPLLDWAMRFHIIEGVACGLLYLHEKWDKAIIHRDIKASNVLLDSELNGRLGDFGLAKSYDHGTDPHTTRVVGTMGYLAPELLRTGKLSALTDVFAFGIFLLEVTCGQRPVKQDANGDRVMLVDLVLENWQKGTMVEIIDQRLQGKCKTDEACLVLKLGLLCSQPFASTRPSMHQVMQYLNGDMPLPEFAPTDMSFSMQALMENRGFNPSSVSNPQLMTSIATLSGLSGGR; encoded by the coding sequence ATGTTCTTGCATATTCTTGAGATGTCATGGGTCACACCCATGCTTGACAAGAAACATAAGTGTTTCATTCCATGCCAACTCTTCTTCCTGTTCATTTGCCTCAACCGAGCACCCTTCACCATTGCTAATGACCAGTTTGTCTACTCCGGCTTCGCCCAAGCTAACCTCAGCCTTGATGGAGCTGCCACAATCACACCAGATGGACTCCTTGAACTAACAAATGGCACCTTTAACCTCCAAGGCCATGCTCTATACCCAACTCCTCTACACTTCCGCACGTCGCCTAGTGGTTATGTACAGTCTTTTTCTATCAGCTTCGTCTTCAGCATCCTCTCCGCCTACCCTGACAAGAGTGCTGATGGCATGGCCTTCTTCGTCACCAGAAACAAGAATTTCTCCAGTGCGTTGCCAGCCCAGTACTTGGGGCTCCTCAACAACCAGAACAACGGTAAAGCAAGCAACCATATATTTGCGGTGGAGCTTGACACCAATCAAAATAGTGAGTTCCAGGACATCAATGGCAACCATGTTGGTATCAACATAAATAGTCTCCACTCTGTGCAATCCCATGATGCTGGCTTCTTTGATGACAAAACTGGTATGTTCAAGAACTTGAGCCTCATTAGCCGTGAGATGATGCAGGTGTGGGTAGAGTATGACGGAGGAGCTACAAAGGTCGATGTAACTTTGGCTCCCATCAAAATGGCCAAGCCTGCAAGACCATTACTGTCAACCATCTATGATCTCTCAACAGTTTTCACAGACACGGCATACATTGGCTTCTCGTCCGCAACTGGAGTCATCAAGTCAAGATACTACATACTTGGCTGGAGCTTCAGCATGGGAAAGACTGCTCCTGGGATTGACACAACCAAGCTGCCACAGTTACCTCATGTTGGCCCAAAGCCTCACTCAAAGGTCTTAAAGATTGTCCTGCCAATAGTCATTGCAGCATTCATCCTTATTGCTGGAATTATCATCATTTTATTTGCTCGAAGGAAATTGGCATATACCGAGCTACAAGAAGACTGGGAGATCGAGTTTGGGCCACATCGATTCCCGTATAAGGATTTGTTCATAGGCACACAAGGATTTAATAATAAGAACATACTCGGAGCAGGAGGATTCGGAAAGGTGTATAAAGGCATACTTCCTACATCTCAATTGGAGGTTGCGGTGAAGAAATTGTCACATGATTCAAAGCAGGGAACAAAGGAATTCATTACTGAGATTGTTAGCATGGGCCGCCTTCGTCACCGCAACCTCGTGCAGTTACTTGGCTATTGCAGGGGAAAAGGTGAACTCCTTTTGGTCTATGATTACATGCCAAATGGTAGTCTTGACAAGTACCTGCACTGTGAACAAGAAATGCCCTTACTAGATTGGGCAATGCGGTTTCATATCATCGAAGGAGTTGCATGTGGCCTGCTCTACCTCCATGAGAAGTGGGATAAAGCTATCATCCACAGAGATATCAAAGCAAGCAATGTGCTTCTCGATAGCGAATTAAATGGGCGACTAGGAGATTTTGGCCTTGCAAAATCGTATGATCATGGTACTGACCCACATACCACACGTGTGGTCGGTACCATGGGTTACCTTGCCCCAGAACTGTTACGCACAGGCAAGCTGTCTGCTCTTACGGATGTTTTTGCCTTTGGCATATTCCTTCTTGAGGTCACCTGCGGGCAAAGGCCTGTCAAGCAGGATGCAAATGGCGATCGAGTTATGTTGGTTGACTTGGTACTTGAGAATTGGCAGAAAGGAACAATGGTGGAGATAATAGACCAGAGGCTCCAAGGCAAGTGCAAAACAGATGAGGCATGCCTGGTCCTGAAGCTTGGTCTATTGTGCTCACAACCCTTTGCTAGCACAAGGCCTAGCATGCATCAAGTCATGCAATACCTCAACGGAGACATGCCATTACCAGAGTTCGCACCAACCGATATGAGCTTCAGCATGCAAGCCTTGATGGAAAACAGGGGATTCAACCCTTCTAGCGTGTCAAATCCACAGCTCATGACAAGCATTGCTACATTGTCAGGCCTCTCGGGAGGGAGATAA
- the LOC123074807 gene encoding L-type lectin-domain containing receptor kinase SIT2-like: MQVHHCKPHRRSTKYRIADMPSKKIIFFKLVISLSLAARSTGNEDDQFVYSGFTGSNLALDGNARITPSGLLELTNGTARVKGHAFHPNPMRFHKSPNGTVHSFSVSFVFAILSADPDLSGHGLAFFIAPTRNFSAAFPTQYLGLFSDQNNGDPNNHIFAVELDTIQNYDLEDINSNHIGININNLHSVQSHDAGYYSNQSGIFERLALNSHKAMQVWVNYDREAIQINVTMAPINLAKPERPLLSTTFNLSTVITSPAYIGFSSSTGTVSAQHYVLGWSFGMDSLAPPIDISKLSELPRRGQKAQSMRLHILLPIGIVVFLFAVTATIFLLIRKNLRYAELCEDWEVEYGPHRFSYKDLFDATEGFKDKNLLGGGGFGKVYKGVLRISRFNIAVKKVSHDSKQGMKEFIAEIVSIGRLQHRNLVQLLGYCRRKGELLLVYDYMPNGSLDKYLYGKDGKPTLDWSQRFQIIKCVSNGLLYLHEECEKIIIHRDIKASNVLIDTEISGRIGDFGLARLYDHGSDPEATRVVGTIGYLAPELARTGKATPFTDVFSFGVFILEVTCGQKPIMEDTEEGHLMLVDWVLEHWHKGSLNDAVDIKLQGEYDVGEACLALKLGLLCSHPFTNIRPTMRQIMQYLNKEMPLPELMPTHLSFCMLALMQSEGFNPCIISHSSSATSFGTMSSLSGGR, translated from the coding sequence ATGCAAGTGCACCACTGCAAACCACATCGCAGATCCACAAAATACAGAATTGCAGACATGCCTAGCAAGAAGATTATTTTCTTCAAACTAGTCATAAGCCTTAGCCTTGCTGCTCGCAGTACTGGCAATGAGGACGATCAATTTGTATACTCAGGCTTCACCGGCAGCAACCTCGCCCTCGATGGCAATGCCAGGATCACGCCGAGCGGTCTCCTCGAGCTGACCAATGGTACAGCTCGGGTTAAAGGCCATGCATTCCATCCAAACCCCATGCGCTTCCACAAATCTCCCAATGGCACGGTGCACTCTTTCTCTGTATCGTTTGTGTTTGCCATCCTCTCCGCCGACCCTGACTTGAGTGGTCATGGCCTTGCCTTCTTCATTGCACCAACCAGGAATTTCTCAGCTGCATTCCCAACCCAGTACTTGGGCCTCTTCAGTGACCAGAATAATGGTGACCCAAACAACCACATTTTTGCGGTTGAGCTTGACACTATCCAAAATTATGACTTAGAAGACATCAACAGCAACCACATCGGCATCAACATCAACAATCTTCACTCTGTGCAATCTCATGATGCTGGCTATTACAGTAATCAGAGTGGCATCTTTGAGAGGTTGGCACTCAATAGCCACAAGGCGATGCAAGTGTGGGTGAACTATGATAGAGAGGCCATACAGATCAACGTGACCATGGCCCCCATCAATCTGGCAAAACCTGAGAGGCCACTGCTTTCAACCACTTTTAATCTCTCGACAGTAATCACTAGTCCAGCATATATTGGCTTCTCATCCTCTACAGGCACAGTCAGCGCGCAGCACTATGTGCTTGGTTGGAGCTTTGGCATGGACAGCCTCGCTCCACCCATCGACATTTCCAAACTCTCTGAGCTGCCTCGTCGTGGTCAGAAGGCTCAGTCCATGAGATTACATATACTTTTACCAATAGGAATTGTGGTGTTCCTCTTTGCAGTAACTGCTACCATCTTTCTGCTCATACGGAAGAATCTAAGGTATGCTGAGCTATGTGAAGATTGGGAGGTTGAGTATGGGCCGCACCGGTTCTCGTACAAGGATTTGTTTGATGCCACAGAAGGATTTAAAGACAAGAACCTACTAGGTGGTGGAGGGTTCGGAAAGGTATACAAAGGGGTGTTGCGTATATCAAGATTCAATATCGCTGTGAAGAAGGTGTCGCACGACTCAAAACAAGGAATGAAGGAATTCATTGCAGAGATTGTTAGCATAGGCCGCCTTCAACACCGCAATCTTGTCCAATTACTGGGATATTGCCGGCGAAAAGGTGAGCTTCTTTTAGTATATGATTATATGCCAAATGGAAGCCTAGACAAATACTTATATGGCAAAGATGGAAAGCCTACTTTGGATTGGTCTCAGCGGTTTCAAATCATCAAATGTGTATCAAATGGATTACTCTACCTTCACGAGGAGTGTGAGAAAATTATCATACATCGAGACATCAAGGCAAGCAATGTGCTCATCGATACCGAGATCAGTGGACGAATAGGTGACTTTGGTCTTGCAAGGTTGTATGACCATGGTAGCGACCCAGAAGCCACACGTGTTGTTGGCACCATAGGATACCTAGCTCCAGAGCTTGCACGCACTGGCAAGGCAACCCCATTTACGGATGTATTTTCCTTCGGTGTGTTCATTCTTGAGGTCACCTGTGGGCAAAAGCCCATCATGGAAGATACGGAGGAAGGCCATCTCATGCTAGTTGACTGGGTGCTTGAACATTGGCATAAAGGTTCACTCAATGATGCAGTGGACATCAAGCTTCAAGGCGAATATGATGTCGGTGAAGCATGCTTAGCACTAAAGCTAGGATTATTGTGCTCTCACCCATTTACAAACATAAGGCCAACTATGAGGCAAATCATGCAGTACCTCAACAAGGAAATGCCACTACCGGAGTTGATGCCAACACATTTAAGCTTCTGCATGCTGGCTTTGATGCAGAGCGAAGGTTTCAACCCTTGCATCATATCACATTCTTCATCAGCAACGAGCTTTGGCACAATGTCAAGCCTTTCAGGAGGAAGATAA
- the LOC123076341 gene encoding serine/threonine-protein phosphatase 7 long form homolog: MCAEKERLEISGPLLLLQLWSWSRLPLGRPKVIFEKPKGEEPDEEVDEEVHLDYNPIFGAKWCAAHAFDVPHNAGTEYYRNQIDLIREGAVHWQPYDDLLEQMPIQVHDDSDWWFSRVPLMHFWIVEFHYPDRVMRQFGLRQCIPPSVPRGEAEVRRLRKIKHSAGKSHNWEEFHTNYVQEYDRIQASVLPEEIPFDVASLPDYRHWFQQNGMYTVFFDSQCLGGLDKPIPYPRDSIEWTGYMPSGPPLARIGLRELKNAAWGIKCATTRGCKKIGKSVLRSCVGNLLDLNLEPRLQSMLTEARLPLKIEDIPSDDDVSYIAHPPSPPKESNSDVFNE; this comes from the exons ATGTGTGCTGAGAAGGAGAGACTGGAAATTTCAGGGCCTTTATTGCTGCTGCAATTATGGTCTTGGTCCCGTTTGCCACTTGGTCGTCCTAAAGTTATTTTTGAGAAGCCGAAAGGAGAGGAACCTGATGAAGAGGTAGATGAAGAAGTACATTTGGATTATAATCCTATTTTTGGAGCAAAGTGGTGTGCTGCACATGCATTTGATGTCCCTCATAATGCTG GTACTGAATATTATCGGAATCAGATTGATTTGATTCGAGAAGGTGCCGTTCATTGGCAACCATATGATGATCTTCTGGAGCAGATGCCCATCCAAGTTCATGATGATTCTGATTGGTGGTTTTCTAGAGTACCACTCATGCATTTTTGGATTGTGGAGTTTCACTATCCAGATAGGGTTATGCGGCAATTTGGATTAAGACAGTGCATTCCACCTTCTGTTCCACGTGGTGAGGCAGAGGTTCGGAGACTGCGAAAAATTAAGCATTCTGCAGGAAAATCGCATAACTGGGAGGAATTCCATACCAATTATGTTCAAGAATATGATCGCATTCAAGCAAGTGTGTTGCCAGAGGAAATTCCCTTCGATGTAGCTAGTTTACCTGATTACAGACATTGGTTCCAACAAAATGGTATGTACACAGTATTCTTCGATTCTCAGTGCTTGGGCGGCCTAGATAAACCTATTCCATATCCTCGAGATAGCATTGAATGGACTGGCTACATGCCTAGTGGTCCGCCACTAGCTCGAATT GGGTTACGTGAGTTAAAGAATGCCGCATGGGGGATCAAATGTGCTACTACTAGGGGATGCAAGAAGATAGGGAAATCTGTATTGAGGTCCTGTGTAGGAAATTTGTTAGATCTGAACTTGGAGCCTAGGCTGCAAAGCATGCTCACTGAGGCTAGGTTACCACTGA
- the LOC123079298 gene encoding lipoyl synthase 1, chloroplastic yields the protein MHSSLARQVGPPIRPGCADQARRDRSGSVRCHAEAAPPVSVARTGPYTGRDPEVKKPAWLRQRAAQGEKYARMRESLGELKLNTVCVEAQCPNIGECWNGGGGAGGEGDGIATATIMVLGDTCTRGCRFCAVKTSNKPPPPDPMEPLNTALAVASWGVDYVVLTSVDRDDLPDGGSGHFAQTVRALKELKPGILVECLTSDFRGDLEAVSSLADSNLDVFAHNIETVRSLQRIVRDPRAGYEQSLAVLKHAKICKEGMITKSSIMLGLGETDEEVKQAMIDLRAVGVDILTLGQYLQPTEKHLTVREYVTPEKFQFWKEYGESLGFCYVASGPLVRSSYRAGELFVENLVRNKKSKPASASS from the exons ATGCACAGCTCGCTCGCTCGGCAGGTGGGCCCGCCGATCCGGCCTGGCTGCGCGGACCAGGCCCGCCGCGATCGATCCGGTTCGGTCCGGTGCCACGCCGAGGCCGCGCCGCCGGTGTCCGTCGCTAGGACGGGGCCGTACACCGGGAGGGACCCGGAGGTGAAGAAGCCGGCGTGGCTGAGGCAGAGGGCGGCGCAAGGGGAGAAGTACGCGCGGATGCGGGAGTCGCTCGGCGAGCTCAAGCTCAACACCGTCTGCGTCGAGGCCCAGTGCCCCAACATCGGCGAG TGCTGGAacggagggggaggggccggcgggGAAGGGGACGGTATTGCCACGGCGACCATTATGGTGCTCGGCGATACTTGCACGCGCGGTTGTCGATTCTGCGCCGTGAAGACCAGCAACAAGCCTCCGCCGCCGGATCCCATGGAACCTCTGAACACGGCCTTGGCCGTTGCAAGTTGGGG AGTAGACTATGTTGTGCTGACAAGTGTTGATAGAGATGACTTACCTGATGGGGGAAGTGGCCATTTTGCTCAGACAGTGAGAGCTTTGAAG GAGCTCAAACCTGGGATATTGGTGGAATGCTTAACCTCGGATTTTCGAGGTGATCTGGAGGCTGTTTCCTCTTTGGCCGATTCTAATCTAGATGTCTTTGCGCACAACATTGAAACTGTGAGGAGTCTGCAGAGAATTGTGAGGGATCCTCGAGCAGG ATATGAGCAGAGCTTAGCTGTTCTAAAGCATGCAAAAATTTGCAAAGAGGGGATGATAACCAAGTCTTCTATCATGCTTGGTCTTGGGGAAACTGACGAGGAGGTGAAACAAGCCATGATTGATTTAAGGGCAGTTGGTGTTGATATTCTCACATTGGGCCAATATTTGCAG CCAACAGAAAAACATTTGACGGTTAGGGAGTATGTGACGCCTGAGAAGTTCCAGTTTTGGAAGGAGTATGGTGAATCGTTGGGTTTTTGTTATGTTGCTAGTGGACCTCTG GTCCGGTCTTCGTACCGTGCAGGAGAGCTCTTTGTCGAGAATTTGGTCAGAAATAAGAAGTCTAAGCCTGCATCGGCCTCCTCTTAA